The following proteins come from a genomic window of Candidatus Neomarinimicrobiota bacterium:
- a CDS encoding iron-sulfur cluster assembly accessory protein, with the protein MATQPNTQEIFDAGITVTEKAAKHLSAVMETEGKKGFGLRMKVTTGGCSGMNYDMSFEKEQEEFDKVFESQGLKIFCDLKSYLYLKGISVDFSSDILNGGFKIVNPNAERTCGCGTSFSA; encoded by the coding sequence ATGGCAACACAACCCAATACACAAGAAATTTTTGACGCCGGAATTACTGTAACTGAAAAAGCAGCCAAACATCTATCAGCCGTAATGGAAACTGAAGGAAAAAAAGGTTTCGGCCTTAGGATGAAAGTTACTACCGGCGGATGCTCGGGGATGAATTATGATATGTCCTTTGAAAAAGAACAGGAAGAATTTGATAAGGTCTTTGAAAGCCAAGGACTGAAGATTTTCTGCGATTTAAAAAGCTATCTATATTTAAAGGGAATCTCAGTTGATTTTTCCAGCGATATATTAAATGGTGGATTTAAGATTGTTAATCCGAATGCAGAACGCACTTGCGGTTGCGGAACCAGCTTCTCGGCATAG